CGACCCGCGCGAACGTCAGCGCCACCTCGGCCAGCCCTTCGTCTGTGGCTGGTGCGCCGCCAAGGCAGAGCAAGTGGATAGGGAGTAGTCATGCCGGCACGCAACATCCTGGTCATCAACTGTGGCAGCTCGTCGATCAAGTTCGCCCTGATCAACGAGGAACAGCCCGATTTCATTCTCAGCGGCCTGGCCGAACGCCTGGCCAGCCCGGAAGCGGTGCTGCACTGGCAGCACAATGGCGAAAAGGACAGCCTGCTGCTGCAGGGCGGCGACCATCGCGCCGCGCTGCAACACCTGCTGCCGCTGGTGCAGAACGCCACCGGCGGCCAGCTGCACGGCATCGGCCACCGCGTGGTGCACGGCGGCGAGCAGTTCACCGCGGCCTGCCGCATCGACACCGTCAGCCTGCTGGCGATCCGCGCCACCTCGCCGCTGGCGCCGCTGCACAACCCGGCCAACCTGCAGGGCATCGAGGCGGCGCTCAAGCTCTTCCCCGAGCTGCCGCAGGTGGCGGTATTCGACACCGCCTTCCACCAGAGCCTGCCCGAGCACGCCTATCGCTATGCGCTGCCGGAACACCTGTACCGCGAGCACGGCGTGCGCCGCTATGGCTTCCATGGCACCAGCCACCGCTACGTCAGCCAGCGCGCGGCGGAACTGGCCGGGCTGCCTTATACGCGCAGCAGCTGGCTGTCCGCCCACCTGGGCAACGGCTGCTCGACCTGCGCCATCGTCGATGGCCAGAGCCGCGACACCAGCATGGGCCTGACCCCGCTGGAGGGCCTGGTGATGGGCACCCGCAGCGGTGACGTCGACCCCAACCTGCACGGCCACCTGGCCCGCACCCTGGGCTGGAGCCTGGAGCAGATCGACGCCATGCTGAACAAGGACAGCGGCCTGCTCGGCCTGTCCGGCCTGTCCAACGACATGCGCAGCCTGGAGCAGGCCCGCGAGCAGGGCCACGCCGGCGCCACCCTGGCCATCGAGGTGTTCTGCTACCGCCTGGCCAAGTCGCTGGCCGCCATGAGTTGCGCCCTGCCGCAGCTGGACGGGCTGATCTTCACCGGCGGCATCGGCGAGAATTCACCGTTGATCCGCAGCAAGACGGTGGAGCACCTGAAACTGTTCAATCTGGCCCTCGATGCGCAGGCCAATGCCCGCTGCATCCGCGGCGTCGCCGGCGCCATCGGCGCCGCAGGCCACCCGCGGGTGCTGGTGGTGCCGACCAACGAGGAACGGCAGATCGCCCTCGACACCCTGGCCCTGCTCGATGCCTGAGGCCCTGGCGGGCATTGCCCCCCGCCCATAGGCGCGCGCCCATCACCCCCTGCAAGGGAGACCCCATGCATACCTTCTTCATCGCCCCCACCGGTTTCGGCGTCGGCCTCACCTCCATCAGCCTCGGCCTGGTCCGCGCCCTGCAGCGTGCCGGATTGAAGGTCGGCTTCTTCAAGCCGATCGCCCAGCCGCACCCCGGCGACGCCGGCCCGGAACGCTCCAGCGAGCTGATCGCGCGCACCCACGGCCTGCTGCCACCGCGCTCGCTGCCGCTGGCGAAGGTCGAGCGCATGCTCGGCGACGGCCAGCTGGACGAGCTGCTGGAGGAAATCGTCAGCCTGCACCAGCAGGCCGCCGCCGGCATGGACGTGCTGATCGTCGAGGGCATGGTGCCAACCCGCCATGCCAGCTACGCCGCGCGGGTCAACGTGCACCTGGCGCGCAGCCTGGACGCCGAGATCATCCTGGTCTCGGCCCCGGAAGGCGA
This DNA window, taken from Pseudomonas alcaligenes, encodes the following:
- a CDS encoding acetate kinase gives rise to the protein MPARNILVINCGSSSIKFALINEEQPDFILSGLAERLASPEAVLHWQHNGEKDSLLLQGGDHRAALQHLLPLVQNATGGQLHGIGHRVVHGGEQFTAACRIDTVSLLAIRATSPLAPLHNPANLQGIEAALKLFPELPQVAVFDTAFHQSLPEHAYRYALPEHLYREHGVRRYGFHGTSHRYVSQRAAELAGLPYTRSSWLSAHLGNGCSTCAIVDGQSRDTSMGLTPLEGLVMGTRSGDVDPNLHGHLARTLGWSLEQIDAMLNKDSGLLGLSGLSNDMRSLEQAREQGHAGATLAIEVFCYRLAKSLAAMSCALPQLDGLIFTGGIGENSPLIRSKTVEHLKLFNLALDAQANARCIRGVAGAIGAAGHPRVLVVPTNEERQIALDTLALLDA